The DNA segment ACACAAGAAAGCCTATGAGCTTCACtctgtaataaataaatactactgTCTTATCTTGTTCTGGTTAGAGGATGCGTTGAAGCTCTTACAGATACACAGCAACATTCTGCTCCATTTTTTCTAAGTTTTTCACAATATGAACATATGACTAGTTTAAGCAGCAGAACCTTTATATTGAGCTTGCACTTCGATTCACAACATcggaaattttttttattttttttttctttgctcaaaaGCAGTCTGTCTTCTTGTTCTACTTTGTAAAACATTTACAACCACTCTAAAATTCACCTGCTGGAAGTCTAGTGAAATCCAAGATAATTATCCTGGTAAGTACGATAGTTTGCAATAAGTGTATACAGTCCCTCTTCatcttcttcccccagccccaaaatcAAAGTAATAcaatttcttattcttttgttcataattttctgctttctaagaACCTATAGTAACTCAAACTCAGCGATGCAAATGACTCCtttaaggcaaaaaaagaacTGCAACAGCCATCTCCTCCCCCATGATGGGAGATTCCGTCACCCAAgttgttctgttttaaatatgtattttttttgtcaacTAGTGATTAgcacaaaaacattttcatctcattttttaTACATCAGTAGGAAAGTGTTAGAAAAGTATAGAAAAGGCTAGAATCTCTCTTGCAGTAAGGccagtgaaatgttttctttctccttttttttttttttttttcccaaagcagatggaaaagaagaaaggaaggaagtgtttgtattttgcttttgcaacTTGGGTAAAATCACTGGACATTAAGAACACGTGCTGAGACTTCATGGTGCCAGTCACGTAATTTTGTATATTTGGGGCTAAAGACGTGGATAGGAACCTTTTCCCTGTGGAAagaagtgacagaagaaaaataagaaagaaagaaagaaagtttgtCTTAAGCAGTTTCACAAGCGAGCATGCAATCTCCATGCACTATTCCTATCTGCCCGTTGCCTTCCTCTCTGTCAAAAACTTGGAGCCAGTGTTAgacaaaatcagcagaaaaactCCTACCGACTGCAGGAACCATTAGATTTAGCCACTGGTTGGTCCTCATTTCAAGCAACGCTTATCCCAAAGCAAGGAGATGGGTGACCCTCATTCGCAGTCCAGAACAGTAATACTTTCCAGATATGCCTTGTAATCTGATCCACACTCGCAAATCAAAAATGCCTGGTTAGATTTAGGAAAACACTTCGACAAGCTGACCTCGTACAGAAAACCAAATCAGTCCAAGTTTACGGAAAATCTCAAACTCCTGCACAAACATTAATACTAGACTGCACCAACAGATTTAGAAAGGTTGGTCTATGCAGAAAAAGATCTTGATTTTTACATGCTGAAGTAGAAGGCCAAAAaagaagcaacattttaaaaacaccCAGATGTCACACAAACGCACCAAACACTGTCAGTTAAGACATGCAGActattaaagtaataaaaaggtaaaacatCAACTCACTTAGTCTTCTTTGCAGGTTCATGTTCTGGTTCTTTCACTGCAAGAAAccagaaaatttttattttcaaaggcacTGTACCACCGTACACTGAGATTCTCCCCTGTGCCAATGTATTCACCACAGCAGGAAATTACAACAAGGCTCGTTAGGAGTCCTCGATTCTAAATACATCCCAATGGAAATGAGATATGTCTGTAAACTTCAAGAGCCCCTTTGCCAGCCAGATTGCTGAAAGGCTCTGCCCTTTCCCTTGGCCCACCCTCCACGTTGTCATTGAGAAAGGTGAGTTGAGACGGGGAAGATGAATGGAAGTTGGGAGGCATTTCTTTTGGACGAACATCCAGTGGGTCTGTATCAGGTGATAATCCAAGCATCTATTTGCAGCCAGGCTCTGACCCATTGAGGTGGCTAGAGGGCTGCACATGGGATAATGTAAATTCCCAGCCCTGATTTTAAGTTTGGCAAATCCAGTTGCAGTTACTTTCTTACAGTATTTGTCAATATCATTAATTCATCAGTACTAGATGATGTGTTATTTGATGTTCAGGTCTCATATTCTGCCCTTACAAGGATTAATTAAGAGAATCCAAAGATAGGCAATGATCCATTAACAGACTACAGCAACGTAGGACCACAAAACAACCAGGTAACTGTCCAAGTTCAGAGTATTTATCACACATGGACAATAATCCTTATTTGGGTAGATGTCATCATTGGCTTCTAGAATAATTCTGCCAGAAAACTGATAGCTGATTTAGTCAAATCTGCCCCCAGGGAGGGGGTCAGATTATCCTCACTGCCTTCTTTATTGTAGCACtagctgtgaaaaacagaaaaatgaaacagctcTACATTAGCTGCCTCAGTCAGAACATGACTGAGCTCAAATCTCACAATGGCACTTCTAACAGCTTTTACACAACATTACAGATCTCAGCCAATGAATTCTAACTGACAGCATGATATGAAATTGAAGTTTTATCATAAAATTATATGACTGGGAATGACTTTCTCTGCATCATCTCTTCCAGTCCACAGTACACGTAAACACATGTATATAGCTTGAGCAGAGGATGGAAGCATGATCTGGCAATAAACTGAGGACCTGTGGATTTATGCTTCTGATTGGTTAAATCATTGCAGATCACATAACTTTGTATGCCTGTCAAAGATTTTCTATGTGCCTGAAAACACCTCAATTTTTCTGGAATGTTAAATTTGAACATGAACATTGCCATTTTGGTGAtacaaaaggggaaagaaacaagaaatacatATATGCCACCGTCTTTGTGAGTAGAAATGGAAATTTAAAGGTTTATCTAGAATGTATTAATATTCAACTCAGTCAGGAATAATGTCCAGTAATGAATGTATCCTGAGCTACTTCGCAATTGCAggaattttacaaaaatattttcctatagtcttcttaattttttttcttttaaaaaactcacCAAAATTCTGCCTACTGGACTTCTTATCCAAGAGGGAAAATGCAAGAGATGTGACTGAATCCTTTTACtattcccccctgcccccagctttcAAAGACATCTATCTGTCTAAGGccattacttttattttgtttacacCAAGCTACTCACTATGATCAGTGCCGGTGATTTGAGCAAGGATGCGGAACGAGCGGGACTGGGTGGTGCCTGTCCGGGGATGCCAGTCTTCGGTGTCTTCAATCAGTCGCTTCTTGCTGGCATCGctgtgggtgggtgtgtggtaAAACTCCGTATAGGTATCCACGATGTGCTTCCGCGGGGGGCTGTGTcaaggagaggagagagcagaGAGTGAGAAGCTCTGAAGACCACCTTGGTTTGGGTAGCTACGAAGACATGGGCAGGACTGTGacttttcacagcttttaaagGCACCTTCTGCGTTTGGACGCAGATGTGCAACAGTGAGCACTATGAGCACACCTGAACACAGATTCATTTCTCTGAACCAAATACAGCTTTATAATTACTCTAACCCAACTAAAACGTTTTTCCTTGTTTCACAGCTGGAACATTTGAAAGAGTAAGAGACAGTATTATCAAGACATTTACACGTTTAAACCTTTACCGTTTAGGTGGGTTTTTCCTTGGAGGTGACAGAGTAAGACAGCAAGAGGAAGTTTTCCCAGCACAaacaggaaatgggaaaaaaagaaaagaaataaagtcagAAAGTTGAAACAGAAGTGCAGCTAATTATTCTATTGAATTAGTTTTGTGGGGACTGAAATCCAACTAATAGACTGATATTCTCTGTCTACTTACCAAAACGGCAGCACAGAACTCCCATACTTAAATTAAACTCACAGCGATTTCCTTACAGGGATGAGAGAGGAATTTGTTTTGGTAAAGCAGGGAAGTCTACTTAGTTTGGACAAGTCGAATTGTCTGACAAATTCTCCCCTTGGTTCACAAGAGGCAAAGCACTAGCTGTGTACAAGGGCCACCCAGTACTTGCCAAGCCTTTTGAGCCTGGCAAAGCCTGGATCAGAACCAGGCCGTTTGAAAGCGTAGGTAGCGATGTTCTGGAGCATGATGTGGAGATACTGATGCCTGCTACCGGCTCTGGAAGTCAAAAAAGTGGGATGATCGTTCCATTGGGAAATTTTCCCCACAGTAACCTACATGCTATTATCAATCCCTGCAGGCTTGCGAGAATGCAGgattttaaagctttgctttcagTAACTGATGTAAAGAACATGTAATGGCACTGATCAGTTTAGGAAAGGGGAACAGAAGACTCATACTACATATGTTACTCCTAAATTCTACATTTGTTATCCCAAAGCATTAATCTTTTAGACCTTTTAAAcgtacatttatttttacatcattTACACGATATTAACTGTGCAAAACTAGCTCCTAAGACATATTCTaatgaaaaaactaaaaaaaccaaaccaaacaaacaaaaaaaaaaccccaactactCGCCCACTGTACTTTTAATGTCCAAAGTATTTCTGGTGAAGAAAGGTGGAAAATATGAATGAGAATGATGTAAATTATTAGTTGTCAACAAGTAAGAATTAGGCCCATTCAACAGAATACATTAGTAAATACTTAAGCTTAAAAGAATACTTAATACCTGAAAGAATGGTGTGAAAGGTATCGTTCAAAATTATATTGAAAGTTTGAATTTACTGACACACAGTATTAGTGAAGTACATGTATCGCATATCAAACTTACTAAAAGAGGGAGAGGTACAGAAATAAAGACAGTGGTATTTCCAGAATGGAGTACAAGAAGTatagagaaaaatgaagtaaagcaTAGCAgttaatagcaaaaataaaatctgaaaattaaagcGGTAATTAAAGGTGTGGAACTACATGGAAATGTAATTATTTACATGCAGTTGACTGCATTCTAGCAACTACCACAGTGAAATAAGTAGTCTTTTGCATT comes from the Chroicocephalus ridibundus chromosome 5, bChrRid1.1, whole genome shotgun sequence genome and includes:
- the PDLIM5 gene encoding PDZ and LIM domain protein 5 isoform X14 — protein: MSNYSVSLVGPAPWGFRLQGGKDFNMPLAISRLNDGGKAARAHVGIGDVVLTIDGISTDGMTHLEAQNKIKACTGNLNMTLQRVASVQKPDLIHVPKITTVTKKNPPKRPPRKHIVDTYTEFYHTPTHSDASKKRLIEDTEDWHPRTGTTQSRSFRILAQITGTDHMKEPEHEPAKKTKEKVPIHVFSPKYTKLRDWHHEVSARVLNVQ